A window of the Sporohalobacter salinus genome harbors these coding sequences:
- a CDS encoding NAD(P)/FAD-dependent oxidoreductase, with translation MKYVIIGSSAAGISAAQNIRQLDNDGQITILAKDDEIYSRCMLHHFISGERSRDQLRFIDDEFMKEHNINWEPGTKIIEVHESNKSIITEKGLEIPYDKLLIATGSSPVIPSIPGLRTGKQIYTLRNLKDAQKIKEASRKKTKVLVIGAGLVGVDTAIGLVSQNIDVTLVELGETILPLQLDKTAAKIYEDLFIKQGINIKTNSKVSEIILDNDENVKAAIINNEEKIDVDLVVVATGVQPNTSLVKETDIKVNDGIVVDECQQTSIKDIYAAGDVCQSYEVFNKEKMLTPIWPAAVKQGEIAAYNMVGIECELVNNFAIKNSMRFFGVSTISYGLTEAPDDNYQIETQNNANTYQKIIHQNGIIKGAILMGDISNAGVIGRLIRDEIDISGYLNNIFDLTYADFFSQTKEGKFNYNLS, from the coding sequence ATGAAATATGTAATCATTGGTAGCAGTGCTGCCGGTATTAGTGCTGCCCAAAATATTAGACAGCTGGATAACGATGGCCAAATTACAATATTAGCTAAAGATGATGAGATCTATTCTCGCTGTATGTTACACCATTTTATCAGCGGAGAACGAAGCAGAGACCAACTTAGATTTATAGATGATGAATTTATGAAAGAACATAATATTAACTGGGAGCCAGGAACAAAAATTATTGAAGTTCACGAATCCAATAAGTCAATTATAACAGAAAAAGGACTAGAAATACCTTACGATAAATTATTGATTGCTACCGGTTCTTCTCCAGTTATTCCATCAATTCCAGGACTACGAACCGGAAAGCAAATCTATACCCTACGAAATTTAAAAGACGCCCAGAAAATTAAAGAAGCCAGCCGAAAAAAAACTAAAGTTTTAGTTATTGGGGCCGGTTTAGTTGGAGTTGATACTGCTATTGGTCTAGTTTCTCAGAACATTGATGTAACCCTAGTAGAGTTAGGTGAAACAATCTTACCTCTTCAATTGGATAAAACAGCAGCAAAAATTTATGAAGACTTATTTATAAAGCAAGGTATAAACATTAAAACTAATAGCAAAGTTTCAGAAATAATCCTAGATAATGATGAGAATGTTAAAGCTGCTATAATCAACAATGAAGAAAAAATTGATGTAGATTTAGTAGTAGTTGCTACCGGAGTACAACCTAATACATCTTTAGTTAAAGAAACAGATATTAAAGTAAATGATGGAATTGTAGTCGATGAATGCCAGCAGACCTCTATTAAAGATATCTATGCAGCTGGTGATGTCTGCCAGTCCTATGAAGTTTTCAATAAAGAAAAAATGTTAACACCAATCTGGCCAGCAGCAGTAAAACAAGGCGAAATAGCCGCCTATAACATGGTAGGAATTGAATGTGAGTTAGTCAATAACTTTGCAATTAAGAATTCTATGCGTTTCTTTGGAGTATCAACTATTAGCTACGGCCTGACAGAAGCTCCCGATGATAATTATCAGATAGAAACTCAAAATAACGCTAATACTTATCAAAAAATAATTCATCAAAATGGCATCATCAAGGGAGCAATTCTAATGGGAGATATATCCAATGCTGGAGTTATCGGCCGACTAATTAGAGATGAAATCGATATCAGCGGCTATTTAAATAATATCTTTGATCTCACTTATGCTGATTTCTTTTCACAAACTAAAGAAGGAAAATTTAATTATAATCTTTCCTAA
- a CDS encoding 4Fe-4S dicluster domain-containing protein encodes MKRIHIDREACKACKNCIIACMLQHSEAESIHNLNLTDINNQARNKIVLNNNDEVVPLFCRHCRDSECLTACMSGALSRDKKTGHIICNQKQCVGCWMCVMSCSYGMVMPEKASQERTLKCDMCGDDQPQCVENCPTGAIKVIELDMKEKVIK; translated from the coding sequence ATGAAAAGAATTCATATTGACCGTGAAGCTTGTAAAGCCTGTAAAAATTGTATTATAGCCTGTATGTTACAACATAGTGAAGCTGAATCAATCCACAATCTTAATCTAACAGATATTAACAATCAAGCCCGTAATAAAATTGTTTTGAATAATAATGATGAAGTAGTTCCACTCTTTTGCCGTCACTGTCGGGATTCAGAATGTCTTACTGCCTGTATGTCTGGCGCTTTAAGCCGCGACAAGAAAACAGGACATATCATCTGTAATCAAAAGCAATGCGTCGGCTGCTGGATGTGTGTTATGTCCTGTTCTTATGGAATGGTAATGCCCGAAAAAGCTTCACAGGAGCGGACATTAAAGTGTGATATGTGTGGTGACGACCAACCCCAATGTGTAGAAAACTGTCCTACAGGAGCAATCAAAGTAATCGAGCTTGACATGAAAGAGAAGGTGATAAAATGA
- the cooS gene encoding anaerobic carbon-monoxide dehydrogenase catalytic subunit — translation MNSCEICNTADEKLGDFLKSKPEVKTSFNREPQQSVKCGFGLQGVCCRLCSNGPCRITPDSPKGVCGANADTIVARNFLRSVAAGAGCYLHVIENTARNLKEAAKGNYKTKIKDIDTLNQLAEIFDVKTEDINQKAIEVADKVLSDLYKPRFDEMELTKELVIEPRYKTWSELDILPGGAKSEVFDAIVKTSTNLSSDPSDMLMHALSLGIATGVYGLTLTNKLNDILLGSPEIRQDQVGLRTINPDYINIMPTGHQHSLFAALQDKLIKEKVQQKAKDAGAKGFKLIGCTCVGQDYQLRSEHYQKLFAGHAGNNFTSEAILATGGIDLVVSEFNCTIPGLEEVAEDFEVAQICINDVAKKANAEQLQFSPEEADEIADQIIEKAITSYKNRRDKVEIDIPSDHGHDDALTGISENSLREFLGGNYQPLIDLISEGKIKGVAGVVGCSNLTAQGHDISTVKLTKELIKRDILVLSAGCTTGGLENCGLVSPKAAELAGDNLQAVCEKLGIPPVLNFGPCLAIGRLELVVSELAEALEVDIPQLPVVLSAPQWLEEQALADGAFGLTLGLPLHLALPPFVTGSEVVVKTLTEDIENLTGGKLIIEENMTTAANELEDIIIDRRQNLGL, via the coding sequence TTATGTTCCAATGGTCCTTGTCGAATCACTCCTGATTCTCCTAAAGGAGTCTGTGGAGCTAATGCTGATACAATCGTAGCACGCAACTTTCTACGTTCAGTGGCAGCAGGAGCCGGATGTTACTTACACGTAATTGAAAATACAGCTCGCAATCTTAAAGAAGCAGCAAAAGGTAATTATAAAACCAAGATTAAGGATATCGATACTTTAAATCAATTAGCAGAAATTTTTGATGTTAAAACAGAAGATATAAACCAAAAAGCCATCGAAGTAGCTGACAAAGTTCTATCTGACTTATATAAGCCTCGATTTGATGAAATGGAATTAACAAAAGAACTAGTAATCGAACCGCGCTATAAAACTTGGTCTGAACTCGATATTTTGCCTGGCGGAGCCAAATCTGAAGTTTTTGATGCTATAGTTAAAACTAGTACTAATCTATCCAGTGATCCATCCGATATGCTAATGCATGCTTTAAGCTTAGGTATTGCTACTGGAGTTTACGGCTTAACACTAACAAATAAATTAAATGATATCTTGCTGGGATCACCAGAAATTAGGCAAGATCAAGTTGGACTAAGAACAATTAATCCTGATTACATCAATATTATGCCTACTGGTCATCAACATTCTCTATTTGCAGCATTACAAGATAAGTTAATTAAAGAAAAAGTTCAACAAAAAGCTAAAGATGCAGGAGCTAAGGGCTTTAAATTAATTGGATGTACCTGTGTGGGACAGGATTATCAACTCCGGAGTGAACATTATCAAAAATTATTTGCTGGGCATGCTGGAAATAACTTTACCAGTGAAGCAATTTTGGCTACTGGTGGTATTGATTTGGTAGTATCTGAATTTAATTGTACTATCCCTGGTTTAGAAGAAGTAGCCGAGGATTTTGAAGTAGCCCAGATCTGTATCAATGATGTAGCCAAAAAAGCTAATGCCGAACAACTACAATTTAGTCCTGAAGAAGCAGATGAAATTGCTGACCAAATTATCGAAAAAGCTATTACCAGCTATAAAAACCGCAGGGATAAAGTAGAAATTGATATTCCTTCAGACCATGGCCATGATGATGCCTTAACTGGTATTAGTGAAAATTCACTGCGAGAATTTTTAGGTGGTAATTACCAACCTTTAATCGATTTAATTTCCGAAGGTAAAATCAAAGGAGTAGCTGGAGTAGTCGGCTGTTCTAATCTAACAGCTCAAGGCCATGACATTTCTACTGTAAAACTAACAAAAGAATTGATCAAGCGAGATATTCTTGTGCTCTCGGCTGGCTGTACAACAGGCGGTTTAGAAAATTGCGGTCTAGTATCTCCAAAAGCTGCTGAATTAGCCGGCGATAATCTTCAAGCTGTCTGTGAAAAATTAGGTATTCCTCCGGTACTTAACTTCGGCCCTTGTCTAGCTATAGGTAGATTAGAACTGGTAGTTTCAGAATTAGCTGAAGCTTTAGAAGTTGATATTCCTCAATTACCTGTTGTACTATCTGCCCCTCAATGGTTAGAAGAACAGGCTTTAGCTGACGGTGCTTTTGGTTTAACCTTAGGACTTCCGTTACATTTAGCTCTACCGCCTTTTGTAACTGGTAGTGAAGTAGTAGTTAAAACGCTGACTGAAGATATCGAGAATCTAACTGGCGGTAAGTTAATTATCGAAGAAAATATGACAACAGCAGCCAACGAATTAGAAGATATCATCATCGACCGACGCCAAAATCTCGGTCTGTAA